The stretch of DNA CAGGATCATGATCGCCGAGTAGACGACGACTGCCGGGAGAAGAAAGACGCCGATATGCCAGCGCACCGGGCGCTTGAGCGAAATCGGGGTTTCCGATGTCAGATCGGTCATTGTTTCTGGCTCGCTTTGCTTCGTTCTCTCCCTCATCCCTGTCCTCGGGTTTATCCCGAAAATTACACAGGGATCCAGTTGCGCCGCCTCGGCGGCGCGGGAGACTCTTCTCACGCGAAAGACTTCGCGTGGCTGGATTCCGGTGACGAGCACAGGAATGAGGGCGGCGGAAGATCGCCGCCCTTCTTGCTGGAGGCTTACTTGGCCGGCTTGTACCAGCTGTCGAGACCCTTCTGGAGCTTTTCGGCGGCCACTTCCGGCGTATCCGTGCCGTTGATGACGTTGGCTGATTCAATCCAGGTTTCGTTTTCCAGGTTCGGCGTACCACGCTGCAGGATCTGATAGGTCGAGCGGACGGTCGACTTGTACGGGCCGCGCCAGGAAACGAATTCCTGAGCCAGCGGATCGCTCATCTTCACCTGGTTTGAGTTCAGGCTGAAGAAGCCCGGCAGCGAGTTCGCGTAGATGTCTGCGAATTCGGCGGAAGCAACCCAGCTCAGGAATTTCTTGGCTTCCTCGGCATGTGCGCTCTTGGTATTCAGGCCGACACCGATGTCCGGATGGTCGGAGATGTAGCCGGTGTCGCCAGCCTTCGGAACCGGCGGCGGGAATGCGCCCATCTTGAACTGCGCCTGGCTGTTGAACAGCGAAATTTCCCACGAGCCGGCCGGGTAGATCGCCGCACGGCCGAGCGTGAAGAGGTTCTGGCTGTCGGAATAGGTCTGCGCTTCGAAGCCGTCGCCGAGATAGGGCTTCCACTTGGCGAGTTCCTTGTAGGGCTCGACCCATTCGGCATCCGTCAGCTTCTTCTTGCCTTCGATCAGGGCCATGCGGCCCTCTTCGCCCTTCCAATAGTTCGGGCCGATATTCTGGTAGCCCATGGTTGCGGCTTCCCAAAGGTCCTTCGTGCCCATCGCCATGGGGATGTAGGTGCCGTCCGCCTT from Rhizobium sp. 007 encodes:
- a CDS encoding ABC transporter substrate-binding protein, producing MKNTALKSLLLASSLLTSAGFAYAADVTLTIESWRNDDLQIWQEKIIPAFEAKNPGIKLVFSPTAPTEYNASLNAKLDAGSAGDIITCRPFDASLELFNKKQLADLTSLPGMENFTPVAKAAWSTDDGKSTFCVPMASVIHGFIYNKDAFDKLGIAVPKTQDEFYAALEKIKADGTYIPMAMGTKDLWEAATMGYQNIGPNYWKGEEGRMALIEGKKKLTDAEWVEPYKELAKWKPYLGDGFEAQTYSDSQNLFTLGRAAIYPAGSWEISLFNSQAQFKMGAFPPPVPKAGDTGYISDHPDIGVGLNTKSAHAEEAKKFLSWVASAEFADIYANSLPGFFSLNSNQVKMSDPLAQEFVSWRGPYKSTVRSTYQILQRGTPNLENETWIESANVINGTDTPEVAAEKLQKGLDSWYKPAK